One window from the genome of Streptomyces sp. NBC_00708 encodes:
- a CDS encoding maleylpyruvate isomerase family mycothiol-dependent enzyme gives MSNDVWPMVHAERAALIDDLARLDDGQWGQPSLCVGWTVHDVAAHLVDTARTTRLGFVAGLVRERFDFDRQNARGVERERGASPQETLRRLRQVALRASTPPAPLDSRLVEEVVHGEDIRRPLGLTRAYPPEAVTRALRLQLRTPASFGGAKELTARVRLTATDADLSVGNGPEVGGPALSLLLAVSGRQTALEELAGPGAAALVTPRR, from the coding sequence ATGAGCAACGATGTCTGGCCGATGGTGCATGCGGAGCGTGCGGCGCTGATCGATGACCTCGCGCGGCTCGATGACGGGCAATGGGGGCAGCCGTCGCTCTGTGTGGGATGGACCGTGCATGACGTGGCCGCCCATCTGGTCGACACCGCTCGGACGACACGGCTCGGTTTCGTGGCCGGCCTGGTCAGGGAGCGGTTCGACTTCGACCGTCAGAACGCACGCGGTGTGGAGCGGGAGCGAGGTGCCTCGCCGCAGGAGACGTTGCGGAGGCTTCGCCAGGTGGCGTTGCGGGCCTCGACTCCCCCGGCGCCCTTGGACAGCCGGCTCGTCGAGGAGGTGGTGCACGGCGAGGACATCCGCCGGCCGTTGGGCCTCACTCGCGCCTACCCTCCGGAGGCTGTCACCCGCGCCCTGCGCCTGCAGCTCCGTACTCCCGCGTCCTTCGGCGGAGCCAAGGAGCTGACAGCCCGTGTCCGGCTCACGGCGACGGACGCCGACCTGTCCGTGGGGAACGGTCCGGAAGTCGGAGGGCCCGCGCTCTCCCTTCTGCTGGCCGTCTCCGGGCGACAGACGGCGCTGGAGGAGCTGGCCGGGCCGGGAGCCGCCGCGCTCGTGACGCCGCGTCGGTGA
- a CDS encoding HNH endonuclease produces the protein MATNRTKVPRPLARQLFVEAGHRCAISTCRATPLEIAHIVPWHRVRKHEFHNMIVLCPNCHTRFDRGDIDRQAMLRYKDLLRLSDPNRVAPDDPSPRAGLLRAYRLFQSDMTTWHTSIAELVLAVTLSSYGFPTGNLESCRTAASLARAATDKLSDLGDEGVTEAANYVFDWSLKWAHDVFDLEESAFNRTREEAGAWAREKLMAFAMLHEEICAALDLGPRELDFFETERSGQNLPDVPLGTRGLWDADAEA, from the coding sequence ATGGCCACGAACCGCACCAAGGTGCCTCGCCCCTTAGCCCGTCAGCTCTTCGTCGAGGCCGGCCACCGGTGCGCCATATCGACGTGCCGCGCGACCCCTCTGGAGATCGCGCACATCGTGCCCTGGCACCGTGTCAGGAAGCACGAATTCCACAACATGATCGTCCTGTGCCCCAACTGCCACACCCGCTTCGACCGCGGAGACATCGACCGGCAGGCCATGTTGCGGTACAAGGACCTGCTCCGCCTCTCGGACCCCAACCGCGTGGCACCCGACGACCCTTCTCCACGAGCCGGTCTCCTGCGGGCGTACCGGCTGTTCCAGAGCGACATGACCACATGGCACACGTCCATTGCCGAGCTGGTCCTGGCGGTCACGCTCTCCAGCTACGGCTTCCCCACCGGGAATCTGGAGTCGTGCCGCACAGCGGCGTCCCTCGCCCGCGCGGCCACCGACAAGCTGAGCGACCTGGGCGACGAGGGTGTCACCGAGGCGGCGAACTACGTCTTCGACTGGTCCCTGAAGTGGGCACACGACGTGTTCGACCTGGAGGAGTCCGCCTTCAACCGGACCAGGGAGGAGGCCGGCGCCTGGGCTCGGGAGAAGCTCATGGCCTTCGCCATGCTCCATGAGGAGATCTGCGCGGCGCTGGACCTGGGGCCCAGGGAGCTGGACTTCTTCGAGACCGAGAGGTCCGGCCAGAACCTTCCCGACGTCCCCCTGGGCACCCGCGGACTCTGGGACGCCGACGCGGAGGCGTAG
- a CDS encoding glycosyltransferase family 4 protein translates to MRISFLIHNAYAIGGTITTTFNLARALADRHDVEIISALRNRERPSLALDPRVRLRPLVDLRHEKNDPRHLTPAKIFPSAEYRYQEYSALTDERIGHALASLDSDVVVGTRPGLNVHLALHAPARTVRVGQEHLTLDHHSPRLRKALRRAYPRLDAITPVTEADTAVYRRKMRLPGVRVQALPNSVPAPALAPADGRGRIVVAAGRLATMKRFDLLIEAFAAVAAAYPDWQLRIYGRGEERERLRALIDRLGLYNNVFLMGAVTPMEAEWVKGSIGAVTSDYEPFGMTIVEAMRCGLPVVSTDCAYGPGEIIADGEDGRLVPVGDRDALAGALLDLVGDDELRRRMGHTALENSRRYGPAPVVAQAEQLFEELLAARNEGRAPAGTGRALASSGFAARDTMLIAAGSVVRAARKARR, encoded by the coding sequence ATGAGAATCTCATTCCTCATCCACAACGCGTACGCGATCGGAGGGACGATCACCACTACCTTCAACTTGGCCCGAGCGCTGGCCGATCGGCACGATGTGGAGATCATCTCCGCGCTCCGGAACCGGGAGCGGCCGAGCCTCGCACTCGATCCACGGGTGCGGCTGCGGCCCCTGGTGGATCTGCGGCACGAGAAGAACGACCCGCGCCACCTGACGCCGGCGAAGATCTTCCCCTCGGCCGAGTACCGCTACCAGGAGTACAGCGCGCTGACCGATGAGCGCATCGGCCACGCGCTGGCGTCGCTCGACAGCGATGTCGTCGTGGGGACCCGCCCGGGGCTCAACGTCCACCTGGCGCTGCACGCGCCCGCGCGGACGGTGCGGGTCGGGCAGGAGCACCTCACGCTCGACCACCACTCACCCCGGTTACGCAAGGCGCTCCGCCGGGCCTATCCGCGGCTGGACGCGATCACCCCGGTCACGGAAGCCGACACCGCCGTCTACCGGCGCAAGATGCGACTGCCGGGCGTACGGGTGCAGGCGCTGCCCAACAGCGTCCCCGCCCCGGCCCTCGCGCCGGCGGACGGTCGCGGGCGCATCGTGGTGGCCGCCGGGCGGCTGGCGACCATGAAGCGGTTCGACCTGCTGATCGAGGCCTTCGCGGCGGTCGCCGCGGCCTATCCCGACTGGCAGTTGCGCATCTACGGCAGGGGCGAGGAGCGGGAGCGGCTGCGCGCGCTCATCGACCGGCTCGGGCTGTACAACAACGTGTTCCTGATGGGCGCGGTGACTCCGATGGAAGCCGAGTGGGTCAAGGGGTCGATCGGGGCGGTGACCTCCGACTACGAACCCTTCGGCATGACCATCGTGGAGGCGATGCGCTGCGGGCTGCCCGTCGTGAGCACGGACTGTGCGTACGGCCCCGGCGAGATCATCGCCGACGGGGAGGACGGCCGGCTGGTTCCCGTCGGGGACCGGGACGCGCTGGCCGGCGCCCTGCTGGACCTCGTGGGCGACGACGAGCTGCGCCGGCGCATGGGACACACCGCCCTGGAGAACTCCCGGCGCTACGGCCCCGCCCCCGTCGTCGCCCAGGCGGAGCAACTGTTCGAGGAACTACTGGCCGCCCGCAACGAGGGCCGAGCACCGGCCGGCACGGGCCGCGCCCTGGCGAGCAGCGGTTTCGCGGCAAGGGACACCATGCTCATCGCGGCCGGCAGTGTCGTGAGGGCCGCACGGAAGGCGCGACGATGA
- a CDS encoding VOC family protein yields the protein MPAHSAAHIRIARPSRDLAAAERFWVSGLGLDVLYQHAADGTPGRSSLLMVGWPDAGWHLELVHDPAAPLEPRPTAEDLLVVYLGEPVPDALVERLEQHGGKRVPAHNPYWDTWGVTVRDPDGYLLVLSTRTWSHS from the coding sequence ATGCCGGCTCACTCCGCAGCTCACATCCGCATCGCCCGGCCCTCGCGCGACCTGGCCGCGGCCGAACGGTTCTGGGTCTCCGGCCTCGGCCTCGACGTCCTGTATCAGCATGCGGCGGACGGGACCCCCGGCCGGAGTTCGCTTCTCATGGTCGGCTGGCCCGACGCCGGCTGGCACCTGGAACTCGTGCACGATCCCGCCGCGCCCCTGGAGCCGCGGCCGACCGCCGAGGACCTGCTGGTCGTCTATCTCGGCGAACCGGTGCCCGACGCCCTCGTGGAGCGGCTCGAACAGCACGGCGGGAAGCGCGTGCCCGCCCATAATCCGTACTGGGACACCTGGGGCGTGACGGTGCGGGACCCCGACGGCTATCTGCTGGTCCTGTCCACCCGTACCTGGTCCCACTCGTAG
- a CDS encoding LacI family transcriptional regulator, with protein MKDIAQRAGVSESAVSFALNDRPGVSEVTRARVRRVAEQLGWRPSTAARALSGEGSATVGLVVARPAANLGVDSFFLQLISGIQEVLSERQLGLLFQVVDDAVAECGVYRRWWAEHRVDGVLVVDPRTDDPRVALLDELGLPGVVIGALPGTDTGPHPGLSQVRADDAGAMAAIVDRLYELGHRRIVHIAGLPSLAHTDRRIRSLRQEADRRGLTGAHSVTTDYSDTEGAAVTRRVLERDDPPTALIYDNDVMAAAGVAVASGLDVRVPGDVSVVSWEDSALCRLTAPWLTALSRDPVAFGRLAARELTTLLDGGQARTVRMPLPRLIERGSTAPAHEGAGTH; from the coding sequence ATGAAGGACATCGCCCAGCGGGCCGGTGTCTCGGAGAGCGCCGTCTCCTTCGCGCTCAACGACCGTCCGGGCGTCTCCGAGGTCACCCGCGCCCGGGTGCGGCGCGTCGCCGAACAGCTGGGCTGGCGCCCGAGCACGGCCGCCCGCGCCCTGTCCGGCGAGGGCTCGGCCACCGTCGGGCTCGTCGTGGCGCGCCCGGCGGCCAACCTCGGCGTGGACTCCTTCTTCCTCCAGCTGATCTCCGGCATCCAGGAAGTGCTGTCGGAGCGTCAGCTCGGCCTGCTCTTCCAGGTGGTGGACGATGCGGTGGCGGAGTGCGGGGTCTATCGCCGCTGGTGGGCCGAACACCGCGTCGACGGCGTGCTCGTCGTGGACCCGCGCACCGACGACCCCCGCGTGGCGCTCCTCGACGAACTCGGCCTGCCCGGCGTCGTCATCGGCGCCCTCCCCGGCACCGACACCGGCCCGCACCCCGGACTCTCCCAGGTCCGCGCCGACGACGCGGGCGCGATGGCGGCCATCGTGGACCGGTTGTACGAGCTGGGTCACCGGCGCATCGTGCACATCGCCGGCCTGCCCTCACTCGCGCACACGGACCGCCGCATCCGCTCCCTGCGCCAGGAGGCCGACCGGCGCGGCCTGACCGGGGCGCACTCGGTGACCACGGACTACTCCGACACCGAGGGCGCCGCGGTCACCCGCCGGGTCCTGGAGCGGGACGACCCGCCGACCGCTCTGATCTACGACAACGACGTGATGGCGGCGGCCGGGGTGGCCGTGGCGTCCGGCCTGGACGTGCGGGTCCCGGGCGATGTGTCGGTGGTGTCCTGGGAGGACTCCGCACTGTGCAGGCTGACCGCTCCGTGGCTCACCGCGCTCTCCCGGGACCCGGTCGCCTTCGGCCGGCTCGCGGCGCGGGAGCTCACCACACTGCTCGACGGCGGGCAGGCCCGCACCGTGCGGATGCCGTTGCCCCGGCTCATCGAACGCGGCAGTACGGCGCCGGCGCACGAGGGCGCCGGGACGCACTGA